Below is a window of Sus scrofa isolate TJ Tabasco breed Duroc chromosome 10, Sscrofa11.1, whole genome shotgun sequence DNA.
ATCCCACGGAGGTTACAACTCCAGAGGACTGGTTGTGTTTCAGAAACTTCATGATCAAGCTTGTGTATCTAACATTTATGGTTCCAGAGGGGAGTGGCCCTAGACTTTTGAGGTCCACCATTATTCCAAAACTTTTAGCTATACAGTTTTGTAATAAAGTTTGCTACATTTTTGTATGCTTCTCTACTAAAGGTATGGAGGTAAGGAAATCagtaaaagaggagaaagagatagTTGGGCTCCAGTGCTCACTGTTCTTTCCCAAATTAGTACAAAGttaaaataagcaaacatttattgagtgcctgcaaGGCACGGGCTAGACTGATTTGAAGAATTTCAGTTCAATGAATATCATTTTATGGTCAGACTCTGATCTATATCACACAATTAATTACGTTGAGTTTTATATACCATAATAAGGCATGTTGAGAAAGCTGAGGAACCAACAGGGATTGGTTCTGCTTTTTACTTAGTTGTGTGGTTTAATTTACTGGGTCTGTGTCCTGGCCATCAAATCACACTAACAATACTTTATTAAAGTGAAATGCAAATTCTACACATTCACATTTATATCTATACCTTTCTGTATTACAGGTTAATATACTTAAGaagatgctttatttatttatttgtctttttggggtagcacctggggcatatagagattcccaggctaggggtcaaatcggagctgtagctgctggcctacgccacagctcatggcaatgacggatccttaaccccttgagcaagatcagggatcaaacccgcaacctcatggttcctagtcggattcatttcccctgcgccacgataggaactcccaggaagatgCTTTTTGATTAAAGTTTCATATGtgtcacatatatttaaattctataaaatgttaaatgtttttaGATAATTAAGTGTTCTCAGACAATGCTTTCTAGACTGGATGGCTTGGGGTGGTAATtgttctaaaattatttaaaatgctataACCTACCTTTTGGTGCTCCTAATCAGGGAAACTATGGCATTTATAAAATGGCAGTTTCTTGTTCATCGTAGTAAAGACATCTGCCAAGGGCAAACTGCAGGCAGCACAGATGCTGCACCTTGGATTACCTTTGAAATGACCTTCGCACCTGCATAAGTTCTTTTAAATATGatgataagaaaatgaaacaaaaacctcACAGCTCTCAATTTATTTCCCTATCCAGCTgtaataattttacatttcttaCCAGCTACTATAAACAGCAGCAAACGTGACCtatgctctggaaaaaaaaaagtaaatgtcagTGTTTATTAAGAATACGTTATAATGTGTTCACATGCAGTCGAAACAGAAGAGAGTGAGTGTATCGGTATTTTATCTCTCTGACACATTATTTTGGCTCAGAGAAAACATTCCATCTTTGTCTTTAGTGGCTCATTCAGCATTACCATTTTTTTGTGACTATATGTACGCACgttacaaaaaaagcaaaaattaaatcaGCATGAAATtttgttccttgcagcactaggTATCTGATTTATTGAGGTATGACCACAAGGTAGAATTTCATTGTGTTCTGGGAGCCTGGCTGTGAGAGCTGATAGTCTTCACCCTATTAAGGACTCTCCCTGAGGTCAGTAAAAGGCTCTGTTCTACTGCGGTCCCCAAGGTCCAATGCCACCCCGGTACCACGTGCGTCGGAGAGTTAACAGCCACTGGTGTGGTGCTGCCAAAAGCCTCATAAGACTGTCGGGGTGGCTCCAGCTTAGTTCTAGGAAAAGGCGGAGGCTCTAATTGAGAGAGCAGAGCAAGGTGACTTACAGGACGCGGGCAGCCGCCGGGAGACCCATTTGGTCgggtagggcggcagctgcagtggACGACAGCCAGCGCCGCGAACAGCCGGGCTCCAGGATCCCGACCGCGTTTTCCCGGCTTCCAAACAACCGCGTTCGCCCCGCCCTCTCCTTTGCGCGCGCTCCCAGCTTCCCCACGCGCGCTCCCCGGGCCCCCGCCGCTTCTGCCCGCGCGTGACCCGCCCTCCCCGCCGGCGCGCGCCCATCTTGCACGCGCGCCCCGCGCTCCCTCCTGCCCGGCGCGCGCGAGCCGGCTGGCCTAGCAGTGCGGTGGGCGGGGCGCCGCGCTGACGTTGCCCGGGATGCGGGCAGgttccgccgccgccgccgccgccgccgccgccactgcTGCAGCCGCCTCCTCCTCGCCTGCCACCGGGGTTTGTATGAAAACACCCGGCGGCGGGCGGCGAGGAATCCGTCGTGAGCCGGGAGAGCAGCCGCAAGTGCTGCTGACGCCGAACTGGGTGCTGCGGCTCTGCCTGGTCCCTGCCAGCGCCCCATCCTGAGCCGGTGAGCGCCGCTCCGCTGTCCGCGCGTCCGGGCCAGCAGCCCCTCGCCCGCGACTTGCCCGGCTGCCCGCCACCCCTCTGCTCTCTCCGGCCGCGGCATCCTGGGGGCGGGAGAAGCCAGGGAGGAGCGGCCCTGAGCCCGCCGTGGTCTGTGCCCTGCCACCCCTCCGCCCCTTACCTGACAGGTTGTGTAACCCGTGTCTTTCGGGGGTGGACCCGGTCTTGAAGGGAAACGCCTGATGGATGGGGGCTTTGGCCGGTGTCTGGAAAAcgtcccaccccgcccccacccacggACACTGGGAAGCCCCCGCCCCGGTCGCCCCCTTCCCGGTCGCCGCGGAGGATTCCTGGCGCGGTCTCCGAGCACAGGCGGCCACCCGTCCTGCCACCCCTTTCTCTCGGGCCCCAAGCGCCGGTGGCCTCGGTACAGCGCGGAGCAGAGCGGAGGGGCGGCGGGCCGGGGCCGGGCGCGCgcccagcctccccacccaccccagcaccCACCCTAGCTCTCACCCTCTAGGTGCGCTAGGCTTTCAGGTGGGATGTGGCGTTGGCGAGGCTTACTTCCTCTCAATGGGTGGCTTGACCTGAAGTGTCTTCTCTGCTTACAACTTGTCGCCTTGTGGGTTTGATTTGAACCTGAATCATCGCCCTAGATGACAGTGCAGTGTTTCCCTCCAGCCTTCCTTCCTGAGTTGCGGGTTCTTTATTGCAAGTATTCAGGGCCTCTTGCAACCCAGCGCAAAGGCTTGCGGAGCCCTATGGTGTGGTTTCCCTCCTGTACCTTTAAGTTTCTTAAAGTGCCAGTACGGTTTTGAATCGGTTAGTTTCCTTTCCTGGGCATTTTACTCATTATAGAATGGAGTTATAAAACATTGATGCAGAATGGCTTTTATACTTAAAGCCCATTTCTCGTTTTAAGATAGAGTCCTCAAGAGCCTGCAGGTGCACTGTTGATGACCTAATATGTTGTAAGATCCGGTAGAAATTTTCTTTGGCGGTATTACTTctttgtgggtgtttttttttttttccccccaggtaTTCACAATTATGGCAGAGTTTATGATGCACGACAGTTTATAGTTAGCAAGGACTTTAGCAGTCTTCTGGATCACTTATTTTCCTTTACCATTTATGTCCTCATTGGAatctttatataaatggagttaTGTCTTTCTTTGTTAACCTCTGAATTCGTcttataagttgtctttttttcttaattccctGAGAAAGTCAGAAAGTTATTTTTGTAATGTATTGTGGAATGTTTTCAGTTCAGTAGGCCAAAAAAGTAGTAGTTTATTTAAGGCACCTTAAAtggtacatattttaaaacatgtgccAAGTGTTCATCGAAACCAAGCAGAACCCTGAAAGCTCTATCAGCATTTTCTTGTGTAGTTACTGTGAGATAGTCAGCAGTGCCTTATCcactttttctcattcttaagGCGGAGTTGTAACacgacttgttttttttttttttttttttttttttttttttttttatattaaattttattttattttcccactgtacagcaagggggtcaggttatccttacatgtatacattacaattacagtttttccccccaccatttcttctgttgcaacatgagtatctagacatagttctcaatgctattcagcgggatctccttgtaaatctattctacgttgtgactgataagcccaagctcccgatccctcccactccctccccctcccatcaggcaaccacaagtctcttctccaagtccatgattgattttcttttctgaggagatgttcatttgtgctggatattagattccagttataagtgatgtcatatggtatttgtctttgtctttctggctcatttcactcagtatgagattctctagttccatccatgttgctgcaaatggcatgatgtcatcctttttaatggctgagtagtattccatcgtgtatatataccacatcttccgaatccaatcc
It encodes the following:
- the LOC110255596 gene encoding serine/arginine repetitive matrix protein 3-like, whose amino-acid sequence is MGRWQGPGRAAAPSSASAALAAALPAHDGFLAARRRVFSYKPRWQARRRRLQQWRRRRRRRRRNLPASRATSARRPAHRTARPAGSRAPGRRERGARVQDGRAPAGRAGHARAEAAGARGARVGKLGARAKERAGRTRLFGSRENAVGILEPGCSRRWLSSTAAAALPDQMGLPAAARVLPQVQDLDLGENTAVTHRDDGGLCGTVLAELTENLSFGKCWKSII